Below is a window of Lacibacter sp. H407 DNA.
AATATTCTGGAAAGTAGAAGCCATTGCTATGGCTGTTGTTCGTAACCTTGAATCGCCGGGGTTATTTGCAGTTGAATTGTTTGTAGATAAAAATGGAGATGTGCTGGTGAATGAAACTGCACCCCGTGTTCATAACAGCGGACATCATAGCATAGAAGGAAATTATTCATCGCAATTTGATATGCTGTGGCGTATCATGATGGGCTATCCATTAGGCTGTACCGATGCTACCTATCCGTCTGTTATTTTAAATATTGTGGGAGAAGAAGGTCACAGCGGCCCTGCCTATTACGAAGGTCTTGAGGATGTATTGAAAATGGAACATGCATTCGTGCATATCTATGGCAAAGCGCAAACAAAGCCTGGTCGTAAAATGGGACATGTAACTGTTATTGGAAAAGACAGGAGCGAACTTACCTACAAAGCCAACCGTATAAAGCATTTATTGAAAGTGAAGACCCGTTAATTCACACAAATACTCCGGTATTTACGACCTCCATTTATCTGAAAACAGAATGGCCAGCCATTGTTTTTACCACTCATCCAACTAACGGGCGTAAAAATTGTTCTATCGTTACCTTTAGCACATCTATATAAACATGAGAATAGTTACAATCATTGCTGGTGCCACATTATTGCTGGTCTCAAGCTGTAAAGACGAAAAGAAACAATCCGCATCTGCACAAGGAGGAGCCCGACCGCAAAATACAATGACAGTGGTGGGCTATATCGTTAAAACCGGACCGGTAAGCGAACCTATTCAACTACCCGGTTCTCTTTTACCGATGGAAGAAACCCAAATACAAGCTGAAGTAAGTGGCCGTGTAGTTTCACATTCCATTAACGAAGGTGCCTATGTTAATAAAGGCGCTCTCTTGGTAAAATTGTTTGATGGCGACTTGCAGGCGCAGTTGAAAAAATTAGAGGTTCAGTTGCAGATCGCTGAAAAAACAGAAGAGCGAAACAAAGAATTATTAAAGATCAGTGGTATTAGTCAACAGGATTACGATCTCAGTTTTCTGCAGGTGAGTAATATTAAAGCAGATATTGAACTGTTACGTACAAACATTGTAAAAACGGAAATTCGTGCACCCTTCAGCGGAAAGATCGGATTCAGAAATATTTCAATAGGTGCTTATATTACACCGGCAACCATCATCACCAATCTTCGCCAGTTGAGTCAAATGAAGTTGCAGTTCAGTGTTCCCGAAAAATATACATCCAAAATACGCATGGGACAATCCATCAGCTTTTCGGTTGAAGGAAGTACACGAAAATTTCTGGCCCGGGTATATGCATCCGAATCTACTGTAAGCGAAACCACACGTGGATTGAATGTGCGTTGCATGGTACAACAGAATGATGCATCGCTCGTGCCTGGTTCGTTTGCAAAAGTGGATATGGATTTTGCGAAAAACGATAATGCGATCCTTGTTCCATCACAAGCCATTTTGCCACAGGCAAGAGGTAAAAAACTGATCTTATACAGAGACGGTGTTGCAAAATTTGTAGATGTGCAAACCGGCATTCGTGATTCTGCCAATGTAGAGATCATCGGCGGTGTTATTCCCGGCGATACTATAATTACAACAGGTTTACTCGGTTTAAAACCCGATGCAAAAGTTAAACTCTCTAAAGTTCAAAAATAAAGTATGACTATTTCCGAACTGAGTTTGAAGCGACCGGTGTTAGCAATTGTGATGAACATCATGATTGTCTTATTTGGTGTTATCGGGTTTCGTTTCCTGGGAATTCGTGACTATCCCGCAATCGATCCCCCCAATATCAGCGTTCGTACATCATACCCCGGCGCAAATGCTGATGTAATTGAATCACAAATTACTGAGCCGTTGGAAAAATCGATTAACGGTATTGCAGGTGTAAAAAATATTACCAGCAGCAGCAGCCAGGGAAACAGCAACATCAATGTTGAGTTTGAATTAGGTTTTAATTTAGAAGAAGCTGCAAATGATGTGCGTGATAAAGTATCACAAACAGTTCGCTCACTTCCTGCAGATCTTGATGCCCCGCCAGTAGTTACAAAAGCAGATGCCAGTAGTGATCCCATTATCTCCATGACGGTGCAAAGTGAGGGCCGTAATCAACTACAGGTAACAGAATACGCAACCAACAGTTTGCTTGAGCGTATTCAAACGATCCCTGGTGTTAGTACAGTAAATATATGGGGTGAAAAAAGATACGCTATGCGTGTTTGGTTTGAACCTGAAAAACTATTGGCCTATAACTTAACTGCAAGAGATGTACAAAGTGCACTGCAACGTGAAAACCTGGAATTACCATCCGGTAAAATAACCGGGAACACCATGGAGTTAACGGTACGCACCTTTGGCCGTTTAACTACGGAAGAAGATTTCAATAATCTCATTGTTGCAAATATTGAAGGGCGTGATATTAAATTGAAAGATGTTGGCCAAGCCGTGTTGGGACCGGAGAATGAAGAGAGTGGTATGAAAGAAAGCGGTACACCTATGATCGCATTGGCCATTGTACCGCAACCAGGCAGCAACTATGTTGCCATTGCTGATGAATTTTATAAACGTTACGAACAAATAAAAAAAGAAGTACCCTCTGATATAACGCTTGACATAGCAATGGATCAAACGAGATTTGTACGGAAATCTATTGCTGAAGTAGAAGAAACACTTGTTCTCTCATTTGCGTTGGTGGTGCTCATTATCTTTCTCTTCTTTCGTGATTGGATCGTTGCAATACGTCCGTTAATTGATATTCCTGTTTCACTGATTGGTGCATTCTTTATTATGTATCTCAGTGGCTTTACCATTAATGTACTCACACTGCTTGCGATCGTATTGGCAACAGGATTAGTGGTAGATGATGGTATTGTGGTAACAGAAAATATTTTTAAGAAAATGGAACAGGGCATGGATAAATACAAAGCTGCCCGTGAAGGTTCCAAAGAAATTTATTTTGCGGTTATTGCAACATCGATCACGCTGGCGGTTGTATTTCTACCCATCATTTTCTTAGAAGGCTTTGTGGGAAGATTGTTCCGTGAGTTTGGGATTGTGGTAGCAGGTGCCGTATTGATTTCTGCATTTGTATCGCTTACTTTAACACCCGTACTCAATGTTTATCTTACCCGAAAAGGTGGCACAAGACACGGATGGTTCTATCGTGTAACTGAACCGTTTTTTACAGGGATGGAACGTGGTTATCATAAGTTATTGATAGGTTTCATGCGTGTAAGATGGGTTGCCATACTTTTAATTCTTGGTTGCTTTGGTACTATCTGGCTAATTGGCAATTCCCTGCAAAGTGAACTTGCACCAATGGAAGACCGTAGCCAGTTTCGTTTGCAAGTAAGTGCGCCCGAAGGAACAAGTTTTGATGCAATGGATGCATATATTGATAAACTAAACCAACTTGTATTAGATAGCGTACCGGAAAACAGAGTACTCATTTCTATGACAGCGCCTGGGTTTACGGGAACAGGGTCGGCCAACAGCGGCTTTGTTCGCTCAATGCTCGTTGATCCCGATCAGCGGCAGCGTTCGCAACAACAGATCGTTGATCTTATCAACCGAAATCTACCAAAGTATAACGAAGGAAGAGCGTTTGCCATTCAGGAACAAACCATTTCAGTAAACCGCCGGGGTGGTTTACCCGTTTCATTTGTGGTACAAAACAACAATTTCGAAAAACTAAAAAGTGTATTGCCCCAATTTCTTGAAGAAGCACAAAAAAATCCTGTTTTCTCCAGTGTTGATATCGATCTTAAATTTAATAAACCTGAATTACGTTTAAATATTGATCGCTTGCGTGCAAGTGAATTAGGCGTAAGTGTAACAGATATTTCAGAATTAATGCAGTTATCGCTCAGTAACAGAAGACTTGGCTACTTTATTAAAGATGGTAAGCAGTATCAGGTAATTGGTCAGGTATACCGTAGCGACCGTGATGACCCTACTGACCTTAAAAATCTTTTTGTTCGTAATGCTTCCGGGCAAATGATCTCTGTTGATCAATTTGTAAGCTTCGAAGAAGAAACCACGCCACCAACACTTTACCATTTTAACCGATACAAATCAGCAACTATTAGTGCAGGTTTAGCACCAGGCAAAACGATTGGCGATGGTATAAAAGAAATGGAAGCTATTGCAGATAAATTGCTCGATGAATCGTTTAATACAGCACTGTCGGGCAACTCAAGAGATTTTGCAGAAAGTAGTGGCAATACATTTTTTGCCTTAGGCCTTGCTTTAATATTAATTTTTCTTGTATTAGCTGCACAGTTTGAAAGCTTTATTGATCCGCTGGTTATTATGTTTACGGTACCATTAGCTATTGCCGGTGCGTTGTTTTCATTGTGGTTGTTCGATCAAACAATTAATATCTTCTCACAAATAGGGATGATCATGTTAATTGGACTTGTAACTAAAAATGGTATTTTGATTGTTGAATTTGCCAATCAGAAAAAACACGCAGGCATGTTAAAGAAACCTGCGGTTATTGAAGCAGCCACTATGCGATTACGTCCAATTCTCATGACAAGTCTGGCAATGGCGCTTGGTGCGTTGCCATTAGCATTATCACTGGGCGCTGCATCTACAAGCCGCATTCCGTTAGGTATAGTAATTGTTGGTGGAATTATGTTCTCTCTGCTTTTAACATTATTTGTAATTCCTGCCATGTATTCGTACCTGTCATCAAAAAAAATCAAAGTGCATGAAGAAGAAACTGAAGCTGCTATCGCTAAGCTGTCTGATTAATATAGTGGCGTTTGCGCAGGTAACAACAAGGCTCACTGTTGATGAGGCCATTCGCATTGCCGTCGAAAAAAACTTTGATGTTGAAATTGTAAAGAATGAGCAGGAGATCGGCATCATCAACAATAATTGGGGAACAGCCGGTGCATTGCCAAATGTTTCATTGAACAGCACGCTTGGTATTGCTTCAAACAATCTTGAACAACGTCTCACTAACGGAACAGTGATCAAACGAAATGGCGCTATTCTTCGAAATCAGAATGCGGGCTTAGCAGTAAGCTGGCGAATTTTTGATGGCATGCGGATGTTTGCCAGCAAACGTCGTTTAGAAGAACTTGAAAAAATTGGGGAGCTGAGTTTTCGCAGTCAGATCAATACAACGGTGTATAACATCATTGGTTCGTATTACCAGATTGTACAACTCAATCAACAACGCAAAGCATTACAGGCAACGATCAAATTTTTTGAAGAACGCCGGTTGATCGCTGAAAGTCGCTTCACCATTGGTACTGCACCCAAAACAGATTTTCTGCAAGCAGAAGTTGATCTCAATCAACAAAAAGGAAGTTTACTGGCAGTAGAAAATAACATCCGTGTTGCGAAAGCAAATTTCAACAACCTGTTGGGACGTAAACCGGATACTGCTTTTGAAGTAACTGACATTATTGAACCTGATGCAACCGTAAGTTATGCTTCGCTTTTACAGAAAGCACAAACTGATAACTACGATCTGTTGTTGGCACAAAGCAATTTGACTGTATTGGTACAACAGAAACGGGAAATTCTTTCGCAGCGTTTACCTTCTGTTACACTCAATGGAAATTTCAATCTTGCACAAAGCAGAAATGATGCAGGTTTTACTTTATTCAACCGTAATCTTGGGCCAAGCGGCAACGTTGGAATAGCCATCCCGATCTTCCAGGGAGGAAATATCAAACGCCAGGAACAGGTTGCAGAAATCGGCATCAAGAATCAACAGATTGTAATTGATCAATTAAAGAACCAGGTGAACACCAGTATCTTGAATGCATACTATAATTTCCAGAACGCAATTAATTTAGTGACGCTGGAAAAAAATACATTGGCGTTAATTGAAGAAAATAATGTGATCGCTACAGAACGTTTTCGCAAACTGGCCATTACATCGCTTGAACTACGTCAGGTTCAGATCGATTATATCAACGGACAAACCCGTTACATCAATTCACTCTATATGGCAAAATTGGCCGAAGCGGAAATGAAGTTGTTAGCGGGGGATTTGAGTAAGTTATAGTACAATCTTCGTCTGACGCCCACGTCTGACGATTTCAAAAAATATTCTGTCAGACAAGGGCGTCAGACAGTGAGCCGCTGATAATCCCATCAGCGGCTTTCTTTTTTTACTGCCTTTAGTTTTGTTTCTTTGCAACAAATCAATTTATGGCAACTCCAATCATCGGCATTATCATGGGCAGCGACAGTGATCTCCCTGTTATGCAACCCGCAGCTGATATTCTGAAAGAATTTGGGATCGATTATGAATTAACAGTTGTATCAGCTCATCGTACTCCGTTACGTATGATGGAGTATGCCCAAACTGCCAAGGGAAGAGGATTGAAAGTAATTATTGCAGGCGCAGGTGGTGCTGCTCATTTACCTGGTATGGTTGCCAGTGTTACTACTTTACCGGTAATTGGTGTACCGGTGAAATCGAGCAACTCAATTGACGGATGGGATTCTGTTCTTTCCATTTTACAAATGCCGAATGGTGTGCCTGTTGCAACTGTTGCGTTGAATGCTGCAAAGAATGCAGGTATACTTGCAGCAGAGATCATAGGCACTTATGAAGAAACTGTTGCAGCAAAACTTGCAGCCTATAAATCGAACATGAATGATGAAGTGATTGCGAAGGTTGCAAAACTGAAGCAGGATGGCTGGGAAAACAAATTCGACTGATCGATTTCCTTATCATAAATAATAACTTCCAATGAAACAACAATTACATCTCCTTGTTTCTGCATTCCTTTTGAGCATGCTTATTAGTTCATGTACTTTATTTCGCTTTGCGTATTCTCCAACCATACAAAACATACCGGCCTTTAAAGAAAAAAACGAGGCCCGTATCAACGCTTCCGTTGCAAGCACATTAACAGGAACTGAAAACAGCTACAGTTTACAGGGAGCCTACGCTGTTTCCGATCACTTTGCATTAACCGCTTCATGGAATGGCTCATTGCGCAGTCAGGATGAGCTGACCATAACCAATGGTGGTGGTACAACAAACACCGAAATTGTGAAATACAACCGAAGCACCGCTGAGTTTGGTGCAGGTATTTTCTATCCAATTTCAAAAGATAAAAAAGTATTTTTCGAATTATATGGTGGTTATGGTTTTGGTAAGAATGATATCTCTGACAATGTTGCTACAAACAGTGGCCCGAACGGATTTCACAACAGTAAAACCAACAAGTTTTATTTTCAACCATCCTTTAGTTTCCACCCCGGCGATAATTTTACGATAACGCCGGTGTTACGTTTTACTTCGATTGGCTATACTGATATTTCAACCAGTTACGACAATAACGAATTGGGGAATTATCAATTGCTGCAAATAGGAAACAGACGTTTATTTTTTGTTGAACCTGCATTGATGACCAGTTTTGGATTTGAAAGTGCACCTTGGTTTCGAATACAGGCCCAAATGAATGTGTCGATGCTTGCAGGAAGCACCAATACAAATTATCGTAGTAACTATTTCAGTGTGGGATTCCAGTTTGATCCTGT
It encodes the following:
- the purE gene encoding 5-(carboxyamino)imidazole ribonucleotide mutase encodes the protein MATPIIGIIMGSDSDLPVMQPAADILKEFGIDYELTVVSAHRTPLRMMEYAQTAKGRGLKVIIAGAGGAAHLPGMVASVTTLPVIGVPVKSSNSIDGWDSVLSILQMPNGVPVATVALNAAKNAGILAAEIIGTYEETVAAKLAAYKSNMNDEVIAKVAKLKQDGWENKFD
- a CDS encoding TolC family protein gives rise to the protein MKKKLKLLSLSCLINIVAFAQVTTRLTVDEAIRIAVEKNFDVEIVKNEQEIGIINNNWGTAGALPNVSLNSTLGIASNNLEQRLTNGTVIKRNGAILRNQNAGLAVSWRIFDGMRMFASKRRLEELEKIGELSFRSQINTTVYNIIGSYYQIVQLNQQRKALQATIKFFEERRLIAESRFTIGTAPKTDFLQAEVDLNQQKGSLLAVENNIRVAKANFNNLLGRKPDTAFEVTDIIEPDATVSYASLLQKAQTDNYDLLLAQSNLTVLVQQKREILSQRLPSVTLNGNFNLAQSRNDAGFTLFNRNLGPSGNVGIAIPIFQGGNIKRQEQVAEIGIKNQQIVIDQLKNQVNTSILNAYYNFQNAINLVTLEKNTLALIEENNVIATERFRKLAITSLELRQVQIDYINGQTRYINSLYMAKLAEAEMKLLAGDLSKL
- a CDS encoding efflux RND transporter periplasmic adaptor subunit; this encodes MRIVTIIAGATLLLVSSCKDEKKQSASAQGGARPQNTMTVVGYIVKTGPVSEPIQLPGSLLPMEETQIQAEVSGRVVSHSINEGAYVNKGALLVKLFDGDLQAQLKKLEVQLQIAEKTEERNKELLKISGISQQDYDLSFLQVSNIKADIELLRTNIVKTEIRAPFSGKIGFRNISIGAYITPATIITNLRQLSQMKLQFSVPEKYTSKIRMGQSISFSVEGSTRKFLARVYASESTVSETTRGLNVRCMVQQNDASLVPGSFAKVDMDFAKNDNAILVPSQAILPQARGKKLILYRDGVAKFVDVQTGIRDSANVEIIGGVIPGDTIITTGLLGLKPDAKVKLSKVQK
- a CDS encoding efflux RND transporter permease subunit, which codes for MTISELSLKRPVLAIVMNIMIVLFGVIGFRFLGIRDYPAIDPPNISVRTSYPGANADVIESQITEPLEKSINGIAGVKNITSSSSQGNSNINVEFELGFNLEEAANDVRDKVSQTVRSLPADLDAPPVVTKADASSDPIISMTVQSEGRNQLQVTEYATNSLLERIQTIPGVSTVNIWGEKRYAMRVWFEPEKLLAYNLTARDVQSALQRENLELPSGKITGNTMELTVRTFGRLTTEEDFNNLIVANIEGRDIKLKDVGQAVLGPENEESGMKESGTPMIALAIVPQPGSNYVAIADEFYKRYEQIKKEVPSDITLDIAMDQTRFVRKSIAEVEETLVLSFALVVLIIFLFFRDWIVAIRPLIDIPVSLIGAFFIMYLSGFTINVLTLLAIVLATGLVVDDGIVVTENIFKKMEQGMDKYKAAREGSKEIYFAVIATSITLAVVFLPIIFLEGFVGRLFREFGIVVAGAVLISAFVSLTLTPVLNVYLTRKGGTRHGWFYRVTEPFFTGMERGYHKLLIGFMRVRWVAILLILGCFGTIWLIGNSLQSELAPMEDRSQFRLQVSAPEGTSFDAMDAYIDKLNQLVLDSVPENRVLISMTAPGFTGTGSANSGFVRSMLVDPDQRQRSQQQIVDLINRNLPKYNEGRAFAIQEQTISVNRRGGLPVSFVVQNNNFEKLKSVLPQFLEEAQKNPVFSSVDIDLKFNKPELRLNIDRLRASELGVSVTDISELMQLSLSNRRLGYFIKDGKQYQVIGQVYRSDRDDPTDLKNLFVRNASGQMISVDQFVSFEEETTPPTLYHFNRYKSATISAGLAPGKTIGDGIKEMEAIADKLLDESFNTALSGNSRDFAESSGNTFFALGLALILIFLVLAAQFESFIDPLVIMFTVPLAIAGALFSLWLFDQTINIFSQIGMIMLIGLVTKNGILIVEFANQKKHAGMLKKPAVIEAATMRLRPILMTSLAMALGALPLALSLGAASTSRIPLGIVIVGGIMFSLLLTLFVIPAMYSYLSSKKIKVHEEETEAAIAKLSD